TCGTCTTTTAGAAATCCAAAACCTCTTTGCAGAAATTCCAGATCGAAATATCTTCCTTTGAGAGGATAAGCGACAAGATCGCGATGGTCTGATTTGAAGAAATAACGGAATGTTGTATAACGAATTTGATTGATTCCATTCCCGAAATAATCTGTATTTAAACGGGCAACTGTATCTTCTATTCCTGCTTCACGGTATCCGATTTCCGCGGCATGCGTTTCATACAAACCGTGACGATAGATATATTGTACCGAACCACCATATTCTTCCCGTGCAAATTGATTTTCGTCTTTGTAATATTTTGATTTGTTGTTCAGAGTTTGAAAGGCAACCTGGTGGTTTCGGGCATAAGAAAAAGAAACCGTTAAACCGGCATTTTGCTTTTTGTTGATGTAGGGAATGTTGTAATAAAAACTGATCCGTTGTGTATAGCCGAGGCGAACAGAAGCCGCAAGTACTTCATTTCTTCCTCTGAAATTATTCCAGTTGAGGATTCCACCATAAACTATTCTTGACAGATCCTTGGTTTCCCACCAGACATTGAAATTCCGTTCCGCGAGTTCGAAAACAGGAAGTGGGAAGATGTACCAGCGTTCAGTCATGATGATGTACACGCGAAGTTCTTTGCCTTGTCTCAGCCAGGTGATGCGTGCAGAATTGAAAAGGGAAGTGTTGAGCAGATTTTCCTCGCTTCTCCGGAAATTTTTCTCCACTTCATACACCGGAATGGTGTCGTGTTTACGGAAAGTTAATTCGCGAAGCACAATGTGTTCACGGGTGATTTTATTTCCAATCAGGACAATGTCCATGATTTCGACAGAGGAAGAATCACTTTCCGATAATGAATCTGTAAAAGCAGGAGCAGGGCTGATTTGCGCGGAGGCTGAAATGCATGCCAGGAAGAATCCAAACAGGAACCATTTGAATTTCATGGTTGCACGCATCGCTCCGGTTTAAATACCAAGATAATTCATCAATGAATCGTAGCGTGATTTCACATCATCAATAAATTCATTCTGATGATAATGTTCCTTTACAAAGTAACCGTGACGGTTAAAGGAAGCGAGGATACGGGAAAGTTCGCGTTGATTTATTTTGATGGTGATGTCAATGGTTTCGTTTTCCGGATTCGGGGTGATGTAAGAACTGATAATTTTCCCGTCTTCGGATTCGATGATGTGTGAGATTTCGCTGAGGCTGTAACTTTTCGCGCCGACTTCCAGAACGATCACTCCATTCGCGTCTTCAAAAATTCCGCTGTCGGAATAATGTTTCAGAATATCCTGAAGCGTCACAAGTCCGATGTAATGATCCGCCGCATCGAGGACGGGAACAATCGTGAGTTTGTCTTTTGAAATCAGTTTCACCACTTCAAAGACAGGCTGATTGTACCGAACAAAAGGACGAATGAGCGGCAGGTTGTGATTGGCAAGTGGCTGATCGAGGGCGCTCAGTTTCAGGATATCTTCTTCTGAAGCAAGTCCGATGTAATTGATCCCGTCGACCAGGGGAAGATGTTCCAGGCGGAATTCTTCCATCCAGTTAATGGCTTTCAATCCGCTGTCGCTCAGTTTGAGGGGCGGGAATGAATC
This DNA window, taken from Bacteroidota bacterium, encodes the following:
- a CDS encoding CBS domain-containing protein is translated as MIAKDLINDSFPPLKLSDSGLKAINWMEEFRLEHLPLVDGINYIGLASEEDILKLSALDQPLANHNLPLIRPFVRYNQPVFEVVKLISKDKLTIVPVLDAADHYIGLVTLQDILKHYSDSGIFEDANGVIVLEVGAKSYSLSEISHIIESEDGKIISSYITPNPENETIDITIKINQRELSRILASFNRHGYFVKEHYHQNEFIDDVKSRYDSLMNYLGI